The Laspinema palackyanum D2c nucleotide sequence ACCCAACTATGAACGCCTGGATGCGATGATCGCCGAACATTTGGATCGCGACCTTCATGGTAGGCATTATGATTCCGTTGATCCGGCTTATGTCCGGGTCGCTATTCAAGATAGTACGGATGACTGGGATGCGGTTGATCGCTTGCGAAATAGCCTCTCGGAAAAAGGGTATTGGAATGTTTTTGTTTCCAGTCCCTGGAACCAACCGTTAGCGGTGACGCGGATTGTTGCCCAAAATGGTGACATGGAAAGCGCCCAAGCCATTCAACAGGCCCTGGGCCTGGGTGAGGTCCGGGTGGAAAGTACCGGCAGTTTGCGATCGGATATCACCATTCAGATCGGCCGGGATTGGCTGGCGAAACAAAATCTCCAGAATCCCGCCCCCTCGGTTCAGGAGTCTTCCCCAGGGGACTCTTATTATTCCGAGGACTCAGTTGAACCTGCTGCTGCGGATGAGTACCCTAGCGAACCTCCTGTGACGGAGGAGTATAGAGAGTGGACCCCGACGGACCCCTCCGCCGACTCCTACGCTGACCCATCCGCCGACCCCTACGCCGACCCATCCACCGACCCCTACGCCGACCCATCCGCCGACCCCTACGCCGCCCCAACTATTCCACCAGAAGACCGCTATTGGCAATCCCCAAGTTACTAGGGCTTCGGTTCAGCATGAAAGGAAGGGGACCCGTACAGTATCGGTTAAAACCCGGGTTTCTATACTGCTCTTGTGTAGGAGAGGAAACTCAGGATTTGGGGGGAGGGGGAGAATCAACTCTCCAGGGTTTAACCTTCTCCCTCACCCCATCCCCCAGTTTTAGCGAAAATTCTCAGGGTTGAGCTGATGGCTGGATTCGTTGCTGCTGTTTTCTCGAAGTTGCAGACCCGTCCCCCCATCCATTGGGTCTAGGAAAGGCCGTAAATCGATACTTCCGGGCCGGACTTGAGTTTGGGTGTTGCTGCCGGGAATGGGCATCCCGAAAACATCCTCTAGGGTCTGCAACAGGTTCCCCCCTTGGCCGTTATCTACGAGGGCATTCACGGCTTCGGTTTGACGACCGCTATCGGCAACGGTCAAGTTTTCAAAGACGCGATCGCGAATCAGTTGGGGGTTCTCTCCCGGGGGGACTGTCAGGACAATCTGACAGGTCGGATTCTTCTCGGTGGTCACACAAATGGTGTCATACCCATTTTCTGAGCCGATCGCCAGTTCTTGCATCCCGTCTTCCCGGTAAAACTCTAAGCGACGGGCAATTTCGTTACAGCGTCGATCTTCGGTCCACCCTCCGCCCAAGGTACTGGGTTTTGCCCATTCATAAACCTGTCCCGGTTGACTTTGAGGGGCGTACATCACGGTGTACTCTCCATCGACGACTTGACAGGTAAACCTTGCATTGCTGGCTGTGGGGGTATCGCCCGGATTAGTATCCCCCGTTTCTGTGGGTGAATTGGGCGGAACTCGCACGTTATTCGGGGTCGGCAACTCCTGGGCTAAAACTGCACCACTTGTACCCAGCAGCAAGGTTAATCCCAGGGATGCACTGACCCCTCGGATTGCTGCAAGGGGAAGCGATCGCGGTGATTTATATTTAAGTTGAAACATTGCCAAGTTCTCCCATCTTTGTTATACGTCAATCATTAATCCTTCCTCATTATGACATCGCCCTTCTTGAAGTCCCTCTATCCCGCTTGGGCGATCGGTCTCGGTGTTAATCAACAACCCCTGACGCGATTCCCGAGTTAATATAGATGACAGACAAGAGTGCAAATTCACAAAAGAAAAGTCCTGTTTTTCCTGTAGACGTCTTCTCAGGCTAAAAAGATTCTGAATGGGGGATGGAAATTCTCCGGGGTGCGCTCTATTTTATGGTGGTGAGATAAAATCAATCGGCGACAATGCCTAGGCCGTCAGTACAGCGTTGAGAGTCCCATTTTCTGGGCAAAATTGGTGTTTTTTTGCCGAGAAAATGGGGTAAAACTCTGCTTTTTTCCTAGGGCGATCGCCAGACCCTGAACCCAAATCAAATCCTATTCTTAGATTTTGTTAAACCGGGTCTGAACAAGCCCCCCCATGTGCTATCTTTTTGCGAGTATTTTATACGCTTATACAGATTAATCACCCTCTTGGGGATGACAAAATGCAGGGGCGCGGCCAATCCTCACAAAAAATAATTGCTTTTCAGATGAGATTGAGTCGTGACCCGACCCTCCATCGAACAGTCGCGAACGGGATTTCTCAAACCCAGTCGTTGGACCCCAGGCATCTGATGATTCTGACTAGGGCATCCATTGGGAACAAAGTCTATTTAAAAGTCTATCCAAGGCATTCGCCCAGTTCTAACTCAAGAGATTTGAGGGGGTTGGGGGATCTCTATGGGGAAAAGATGCCGACCACCGGACGCTTCCCACTAAAATAGAAAACGAAACCTCTGAAGCAACTGACTCATGACCCCAAGTTCAGACCTGGAGACCGTGACCCAGCAAGACCCCCCCCAACTTTATAACCCCGGGAACCTTCAACCCACTGAGGATGACCCTCTCAACCACTTCCCAGATGAGGTGGAGATGTCCATCTTCGATCACCTGGAAGAACTGCGGATGCGAATCTTCTATTCCCTGATTGGGGTAGTATCCGGGATGGTGGGGTGCTTCATTTTTGTCAAACCGATTGTCCACTTATTAGAGGTCCCAGCACAAGGGGCTAAATTTCTGCAACTGGCACCGGGAGAATTTTTCTTTGTCTCAGTCAAGGTGGCGGGTTATAGCGGATTGGTCGTGGCGAGTCCATTTGTGCTCTACCAAATTATCCAGTTTGTCCTCCCGGGACTGTCCCTACGGGAACGTCGGATTATTGGTCCGATTGTTTTGGGATCAACCCTGCTGTTTGGTGTGGGTTTAGTCTTTGCCTATATCGCTTTGATTCCTGCGGCCCTAAATTTCTTCGTCAGTTATGGGGCCGGGGTGGTGGAGCAAATGTGGTCGATTGATCGATATTTTGAGTTTGTGCTGTTGCTATTATTTAGCACGGGATTAGCGTTTCAAATCCCGGTGATCCAGGCGCTGCTGGGTCTGCTGGGAGTTGTCTCTTCTACAAAAATGCTGGCGGGTTGGCGTTATGTGGTGCTGGGGGCTGCCATTTTAGGGGCGATTTTAACCCCCTCTACTGATCCCCTGACTCAAAGTTTATTTGCCGGTGCAGTTCTGACTCTATATTTTGGGGGAGTGGGATTGGTGAAGGCAATGGGAAAATAAGCGGTTTTGGTTCAGTGGTAGCGCGATCGCCGGTGGGCAGAGGGGTCCTTCAGGCGATCGCGCTTGTGCTATCTGTCATACAATTTTAGAGTTGAGCGGTTACGGTGACAGACCTTTGATATGTCTGGATTCTAGCCATCAGCGCGATCGGGGATCGAGTGCAAGAGCAACAT carries:
- the tatC gene encoding twin-arginine translocase subunit TatC; the protein is MTPSSDLETVTQQDPPQLYNPGNLQPTEDDPLNHFPDEVEMSIFDHLEELRMRIFYSLIGVVSGMVGCFIFVKPIVHLLEVPAQGAKFLQLAPGEFFFVSVKVAGYSGLVVASPFVLYQIIQFVLPGLSLRERRIIGPIVLGSTLLFGVGLVFAYIALIPAALNFFVSYGAGVVEQMWSIDRYFEFVLLLLFSTGLAFQIPVIQALLGLLGVVSSTKMLAGWRYVVLGAAILGAILTPSTDPLTQSLFAGAVLTLYFGGVGLVKAMGK
- a CDS encoding COP23 domain-containing protein produces the protein MFQLKYKSPRSLPLAAIRGVSASLGLTLLLGTSGAVLAQELPTPNNVRVPPNSPTETGDTNPGDTPTASNARFTCQVVDGEYTVMYAPQSQPGQVYEWAKPSTLGGGWTEDRRCNEIARRLEFYREDGMQELAIGSENGYDTICVTTEKNPTCQIVLTVPPGENPQLIRDRVFENLTVADSGRQTEAVNALVDNGQGGNLLQTLEDVFGMPIPGSNTQTQVRPGSIDLRPFLDPMDGGTGLQLRENSSNESSHQLNPENFR